From a region of the Arachis ipaensis cultivar K30076 chromosome B09, Araip1.1, whole genome shotgun sequence genome:
- the LOC107617549 gene encoding seed linoleate 9S-lipoxygenase, translating into MSFLFNKGQKIKGTVVLMPKNVLDFNTISSIPNGGVAGAFDGLLGTATDLLGHAVDDLTAIFSRQISLKLISATKTDANGNGKIGKETYVENHLPTLPTLGARQEAFDIHFDYDAEFGIPAAFYLRSYMQTEFFLVSVTLEDVPNHGTIHFVCNSWVYNFKNYKKDRIFFINNVLLPSETPASLLKYRKEELQNLRGDGTGERKEYDRIYDYDVYNDLGNPDRGEKYSRPILGGSSTHPYPRRVRTGRKPTKKDPKSETPPTETYVPRDENFGHLKSSDFLIYGIKSLSQNVLPLFESLIFDLDFTPNEFDSFDEVRELYEGGVKLPTDMLSKISPLPALKEIFRTDGEQTLKFPPPHVIRVSKSAWMTDEEFAREMLAGVNPCVIRRLQEFPPQSTLDATIYGDQNSKVSKQEMETNLDGLTVEQALNGNRLFILDYHDAFMPYLERINKIAKAYATRTFLFLSDNAKLKPVAIELSLPHPSGDQYGAVSKVILPASEGVESTIWLLAKAHVIVNDSCYHQLMSHWLNTHAVIEPFAIATNRNLSVLHPISKLLHPHYRDTININGLARQALINAGGIIEQSFLPGPNSIEMSSAVYKNWVFTDQALPADLVKRGLAIQDPSSPYGLNLVIKDYPYAVDGLEIWDAIKTWVQDYVSLYYPSDEAVKKDSELQAWWKEAVERGHEDLKDKPWWPKMQSIQELIQCCSIIIWTASALHAAVNFGQYPYGGYILNRPTLSRRLIPEKGTKDYDEMVKNPQKAYLGTITPKYQTLVDLSVIEILSRHASDEVYLGQRDNPNWTSDSRAIQAFNKFGSKLAEIEGKIQERNKDSSLSNRFGPVEVPYTLLVPSSTEGLTFRGIPNSISI; encoded by the exons CAAACGGAAATGGGAAAATTGGAAAGGAAACTTATGTAGAGAATCATCTTCCAACCTTACCCACATTGGGAGCAAGGCAAGAAGCATTTGATATTCATTTTGATTATGATGCCGAGTTTGGAATTCCAGCAGCATTTTATCTCAGAAGCTACATGCAAACTGAGTTCTTCCTCGTTAGTGTTACTCTTGAAGACGTTCCAAACCATGGAACTATTCACTTTGTTTGCAACTCATGGGTCTACAacttcaaaaattacaaaaaggacCGCATCTTCTTTATCAACAACGTA ttattacctAGTGAAACACCTGCTTCACTATTGAAGTACAGAAAAGAAGAGTTGCAGAACTTAAGAGGAGATGGAACAGGGGAGCGCAAAGAATACGATAGGATTTACGATTATGATGTCTACAATGATTTAGGTAATCCAGATCGTGGTGAAAAGTATTCTCGCCCAATCCTTGGAGGCTCTTCCACTCATCCCTACCCTCGAAGAGTTAGAACTGGTAGAAAACCAACCAAAAAAG ATCCTAAAAGTGAGACTCCACCAACGGAGACTTATGTTCCAAGAGACGAAAATTTTGGTCACTTGAAATCATCTGACTTCCTCATATACGGAATCAAATCTTTGTCTCAAAACGTGTTGCCTCTTTTCGAATCGTTGATCTTCGATTTAGACTTCACACCGAATGAGTTTGATAGCTTCGACGAAGTACGAGAACTCTACGAAGGAGGAGTCAAACTGCCCACAGATATGCTCAGTAAAATTAGTCCCTTGCCGGCGCTCAAAGAAATATTTCGGACTGATGGCGAACAAACACTCAAATTCCCACCACCTCATGTAATCAgag TTAGCAAATCTGCATGGATGACTGATGAAGAATTTGCAAGAGAAATGCTTGCTGGTGTAAATCCTTGTGTGATTCGACGTCTTCAA GAGTTCCCACCCCAAAGCACACTAGATGCTACCATCTACGGTGACCAAAACAGTAAAGTTTCAAAACAAGAGATGGAGACTAACCTAGATGGGCTCACAGTGGAACAG GCACTTAATGGTAATAGATTATTCATATTGGATTACCATGATGCCTTCATGCCATATCTAGAAAGGATCAACAAAATTGCAAAGGCTTATGCTACTAGAACATTCCTTTTCTTGAGTGACAATGCGAAATTGAAGCCAGTTGCCATTGAGTTAAGTTTGCCACATCCTAGTGGAGATCAATATGGTGCTGTTAGTAAAGTCATCTTGCCTGCTTCTGAAGGTGTTGAAAGCACAATTTGGCTATTGGCCAAGGCTCATGTAATTGTCAACGACTCGTGTTATCATCAACTCATGAGCCACTG GTTAAACACACACGCAGTTATTGAGCCATTTGCCATAGCAACAAATAGGAATCTTAGTGTGCTTCACCCCATTAGTAAACTCCTACACCCTCATTATCGTGACACCATCAACATCAATGGACTTGCTCGTCAAGCACTAATCAATGCAGGTGGCATCATAGAGCAATCATTTTTGCCTGGCCCCAATTCCATAGAGATGTCTTCAGCTGTTTACAAGAATTGGGTATTCACAGACCAAGCTTTACCAGCTGATCTTGTTAAGAG GGGATTGGCAATTCAAGATCCTTCTTCACCTTATGGCCTTAACCTAGTGATAAAGGATTACCCTTATGCAGTTGATGGACTAGAGATATGGGATGCAATTAAGACATGGGTCCAAGACTATGTTTCCTTGTACTACCCTTCAGATGAAGCAGTTAAGAAAGATTCAGAACTGCAGGCATGGTGGAAGGAAGCTGTAGAGAGGGGTCATGAAGACTTAAAAGACAAGCCATGGTGGCCAAAAATGCAAAGCATTCAAGAATTGATTCAATGCTGCTCTATCATTATATGGACCGCTTCGGCGCTTCATGCGGCCGTTAATTTCGGACAGTATCCATATGGAGGTTACATCCTTAACCGTCCAACTCTAAGTAGAAGATTGATCCCAGAGAAGGGAACTAAAGACTATGATGAGATGGTGAAAAATCCTCAAAAGGCTTATTTGGGAACAATCACACCTAAGTATCAGACCCTTGTTGATCTCTCAGTGATTGAGATTTTGTCAAGGCATGCCTCTGATGAAGTGTACCTTGGGCAGAGGGATAATCCTAACTGGACAAGTGATTCAAGGGCAATACAAGCTTTCAACAAGTTTGGGAGCAAGTTGGCAGAGATTGAGGGTAAGATTCAAGAAAGGAACAAGGATTCCAGTTTGAGCAATAGGTTTGGACCTGTTGAAGTTCCCTATACTTTGCTTGTTCCTTCTAGCACTGAAGGCTTAACTTTCAGAGGTATCCCTAACAGTATCTCCATCTGA